A stretch of bacterium DNA encodes these proteins:
- the gmk gene encoding guanylate kinase, with protein sequence MIYPDRKGFPIILSAPSGAGKTSLCRGIVTLHPEIYYSISVTSRPPRAGERDGQDYHFVPAKEFEQMLEEGRLLEWAMVHENYYGTPRKQIDDKLNAGQDVIMDIDTVGARAIKKLYPQAVTIFVLPPTFEELKIRLKGRATDPEEVINKRLNRAKLEMQEIGDFEYWLINDKFEQTVKTVTAIIEAERCKLIRYNRDEVVNVIK encoded by the coding sequence ATGATCTATCCCGACCGCAAAGGCTTTCCCATCATCCTCTCGGCCCCCTCCGGGGCCGGCAAGACCTCGCTCTGCCGGGGCATTGTGACCCTGCATCCCGAGATATACTATTCCATCTCTGTCACCTCCCGGCCGCCCCGGGCGGGCGAAAGGGACGGCCAGGATTACCATTTCGTCCCGGCCAAGGAATTTGAGCAGATGCTGGAGGAGGGCCGGCTGCTGGAATGGGCCATGGTCCACGAGAATTACTACGGCACCCCCCGCAAGCAGATCGACGACAAGCTGAACGCCGGCCAGGACGTGATCATGGACATCGACACGGTGGGGGCCCGGGCCATCAAGAAGCTCTATCCCCAGGCGGTCACCATCTTCGTGCTGCCGCCGACCTTTGAGGAACTGAAGATCCGCTTGAAGGGCCGGGCCACCGACCCCGAGGAAGTGATAAACAAGCGGCTGAACCGGGCCAAGCTGGAGATGCAGGAGATCGGGGATTTTGAATACTGGCTGATCAACGACAAGTTCGAGCAGACGGTGAAAACCGTGACCGCCATCATCGAAGCCGAGCGTTGCAAGCTGATCCGCTACAACCGGGACGAAGTGGTCAACGTGATAAAGTGA
- the rpoZ gene encoding DNA-directed RNA polymerase subunit omega: MGFIPIDEISKGLENKYIAVLVAAREARRLHEMRRMSSQEMEIKPITMALERMRDGQVIFQHT, translated from the coding sequence ATGGGTTTCATACCGATCGACGAGATCTCCAAGGGGCTGGAGAACAAATACATCGCGGTGCTGGTGGCGGCCCGCGAAGCCAGGCGCCTGCACGAAATGCGCCGGATGTCATCCCAGGAGATGGAGATCAAGCCGATCACCATGGCCCTGGAACGGATGCGCGACGGACAGGTGATCTTCCAGCATACATGA